A genome region from Fibrobacter succinogenes includes the following:
- a CDS encoding contractile injection system tape measure protein, with protein MSGSQNIIDNVDLNLSLDGYASELVSERNLYGFAQGLLAETLDEVLDATNVNGNVLLDSLTIDLNVDGSGPVFENIAKALQNTLKSKLASAVFKAQSSPITDMLAEVYRRHLPAEKSSSIEHLFNDLAEQWKREHVGQEFKPLSLAESIILRMQQENPNIDVKQIAYIVYQNIMKINDAQKKQNKQPKIQTDNSEKIYEVPDAGLVLLSPYIPALFQRTGCIAKDAFQSDDAKRKALSILKYVAYGNYAEPPGKSALMNLFCGLPVTPVLFADELPKIMDEEKELVEGLLKAVIANWSAVGHMSPDGLRGTYFVRGGKINMEGAADLLTVENKTFDILIDRLPWGFTVIKHPWMSKILNVKWR; from the coding sequence ATGAGTGGGTCGCAGAACATCATTGACAATGTTGATTTGAATCTATCGCTCGATGGATATGCTTCGGAGCTTGTTTCGGAGCGTAATCTTTATGGCTTTGCGCAAGGCTTGCTTGCGGAAACGTTAGACGAAGTTTTGGATGCTACAAATGTCAATGGAAATGTTCTGCTTGATTCGCTTACCATTGATTTGAATGTCGATGGTAGTGGTCCTGTTTTTGAAAATATTGCAAAAGCACTGCAAAACACGCTAAAGTCAAAATTGGCTTCTGCGGTGTTCAAAGCGCAAAGTTCGCCGATTACGGATATGCTTGCCGAAGTTTATCGCCGTCATTTGCCGGCCGAAAAATCCAGCAGTATCGAACACCTGTTCAATGATTTGGCAGAACAATGGAAGCGTGAACATGTGGGGCAAGAGTTTAAGCCGCTTTCACTTGCTGAATCCATTATTTTGCGCATGCAGCAGGAAAATCCCAATATCGATGTAAAACAAATTGCGTATATCGTTTATCAAAATATTATGAAGATAAATGATGCGCAGAAAAAGCAAAACAAGCAGCCTAAAATTCAGACTGATAATTCAGAGAAAATTTACGAAGTGCCCGATGCTGGGCTTGTATTGCTGTCGCCCTATATTCCGGCGCTGTTCCAACGAACCGGTTGCATCGCCAAAGATGCTTTCCAAAGCGATGATGCAAAACGCAAAGCGCTTTCGATCCTTAAATATGTGGCTTATGGCAACTATGCGGAACCGCCAGGAAAATCGGCTTTGATGAATCTTTTTTGCGGGTTGCCGGTAACGCCCGTGCTTTTTGCCGATGAACTCCCGAAAATAATGGATGAAGAAAAAGAATTGGTTGAAGGTTTGCTGAAAGCGGTAATTGCGAATTGGTCTGCGGTGGGGCACATGTCGCCTGACGGATTACGTGGAACTTATTTTGTACGTGGTGGAAAAATCAATATGGAGGGTGCTGCTGATTTGCTGACTGTCGAAAACAAGACCTTTGACATCTTGATCGATAGGCTCCCGTGGGGCTTTACCGTAATAAAGCATCCTTGGATGTCCAAAATTTTAAACGTGAAGTGGAGATGA
- a CDS encoding ATP-binding protein produces MSIDLTNEIEWCKAVIDLRFSQYFSADDSEEKKLQIEMVEPPELDDDSPYGLVVAQFNLGFYERIVIALALIPHLCPQALDSFLLNNRTLGRPYTEFGGWHGKSHSGFLPTCETALFLLAGNDIAKRLQMMSLFEPSSVLLAQRILVLEYGEPGEPANSAALRVSSEYLEYFTTGVRNKPDFSMHFPAKLITTNLQWEDLVLSEETLDDINQLLAWIEKSNVVLDDFGLRKNLKRGYRALFYGPPGTGKTLTATLIGAKVGMDVYRVDLSQVISKYIGETEKNLSNIFDQAEHRNWILFFDEADSLFGARTQTNSSNDRAANQEISYLLQRVEDFPGIVILASNLKSNIDEAFSRRFQNAIYFPLPEAEERMKLWSNIFSKKTILEDDVDLDKFAEKYELAGGALTNVARYAALCAAQENRKKICNDDIIRALAKELHKEGKIL; encoded by the coding sequence ATGAGCATTGATTTGACAAACGAAATCGAATGGTGCAAGGCGGTCATTGACCTGCGTTTTTCGCAGTACTTTTCCGCTGACGACAGCGAAGAAAAAAAGCTGCAAATCGAGATGGTAGAACCGCCCGAACTCGATGACGATTCACCTTACGGTCTCGTCGTTGCGCAATTTAACCTTGGCTTTTACGAACGCATCGTGATTGCGCTAGCTTTGATTCCGCATCTTTGCCCGCAGGCGCTCGATTCGTTCTTGTTGAACAACCGCACTCTTGGTCGCCCCTACACGGAATTTGGCGGCTGGCACGGCAAAAGCCATTCCGGATTTTTGCCCACGTGTGAAACGGCTCTATTTCTCCTCGCAGGTAACGATATCGCGAAACGTTTGCAAATGATGTCTCTGTTCGAGCCTTCTTCGGTGCTTTTGGCGCAGCGCATTTTGGTGCTCGAATACGGCGAACCGGGTGAACCTGCAAATTCGGCGGCGCTCCGTGTATCATCGGAATATCTAGAGTACTTTACGACAGGCGTTCGCAATAAGCCCGACTTTAGCATGCATTTCCCGGCAAAGCTCATCACGACCAACTTGCAATGGGAAGATCTGGTTTTGAGCGAAGAAACTCTTGACGATATCAACCAGCTTTTGGCTTGGATTGAAAAAAGCAATGTCGTGCTTGATGATTTTGGACTCCGCAAAAACCTCAAGCGCGGCTACAGGGCGCTGTTTTACGGCCCGCCGGGAACCGGCAAAACGCTTACCGCCACGCTCATTGGCGCAAAAGTCGGCATGGACGTTTATCGCGTGGACTTGTCGCAAGTCATCTCGAAGTACATCGGCGAAACCGAGAAAAACCTCTCGAACATTTTTGACCAAGCGGAACACCGTAACTGGATTCTCTTTTTCGACGAAGCGGATTCGCTCTTTGGGGCGCGAACGCAAACGAACAGTTCCAATGACCGAGCCGCGAACCAAGAAATCTCCTACCTGTTGCAACGCGTCGAAGATTTCCCGGGCATCGTGATTCTGGCGAGCAACCTCAAGTCGAACATTGACGAAGCATTTTCGCGCCGCTTCCAGAACGCCATCTATTTCCCGCTCCCGGAAGCCGAAGAGCGCATGAAACTTTGGTCGAACATCTTCTCGAAAAAAACTATACTTGAAGACGATGTCGATTTAGACAAGTTTGCCGAAAAATATGAACTTGCGGGGGGTGCGCTTACAAACGTTGCGCGTTATGCGGCTCTTTGCGCTGCTCAGGAAAATCGTAAAAAAATTTGTAACGACGATATTATTCGTGCCTTGGCTAAGGAATTACACAAAGAAGGAAAAATACTATGA
- a CDS encoding DUF4143 domain-containing protein, giving the protein MIFPLTSYSNNLRNEIKKGVKYYFWDNGIRNAVLNDFTPVPQRNDIGTLWENDSISERMKRNAYSRADGLPYFWRTTDQMEVDYLEVCGSKIKAFEFKWNPKKKSRVTKAFTNRYPDAEIETVTPENFAEWVG; this is encoded by the coding sequence ATCATTTTTCCGTTAACATCGTATTCGAACAACTTGCGCAACGAAATCAAGAAAGGCGTAAAGTATTACTTCTGGGATAACGGAATACGCAACGCCGTACTGAACGATTTTACACCTGTGCCGCAAAGGAACGATATCGGGACGCTCTGGGAAAACGACTCCATCAGTGAACGCATGAAAAGGAACGCCTACAGCCGTGCCGATGGACTCCCTTATTTTTGGCGGACAACCGACCAGATGGAAGTGGACTATCTTGAAGTCTGCGGTTCAAAAATCAAGGCGTTCGAATTCAAGTGGAATCCGAAAAAGAAAAGCCGCGTCACCAAAGCGTTTACCAACCGATATCCAGATGCCGAAATCGAGACCGTTACGCCCGAGAATTTTGCGGAGTGGGTGGGGTGA
- a CDS encoding FISUMP domain-containing protein translates to MGKQNGTDDFRFTQLPAGRLFYQSQNGDYYWKGLHKYSYFWSSTENTSDGTNTGAKGYENMSRDNFYKNHYFSVHCVMGDKPGIEEQLDAYDEIED, encoded by the coding sequence ATGGGAAAGCAAAACGGAACGGACGATTTTAGGTTTACCCAGTTACCCGCAGGGAGACTCTTTTACCAATCTCAAAATGGCGATTACTACTGGAAAGGCTTGCATAAGTACTCCTATTTTTGGTCTTCTACAGAGAACACTTCTGATGGAACCAATACCGGAGCTAAGGGTTATGAAAATATGTCACGAGATAACTTTTACAAGAATCACTATTTTTCAGTGCATTGCGTAATGGGTGATAAGCCTGGAATAGAAGAGCAACTTGATGCTTACGATGAAATAGAAGATTGA
- a CDS encoding BsuBI/PstI family type II restriction endonuclease, translating to MNNVEKIRKILIALGVPEKQQNDLCCYVLLVMAKIYPKSKWECAQNEWIRIHDMMSYINMFYRETPYAENTRETVRKNALHHFRTAAFVEDNGLATNSPNYRYRLTEEFLNVLKNKGSEESVKAFLKKHESLKSIYASKKDKQKQALSVNGLQLTLSPGKHNKLQKAIVEDFAPRFAPNAKCLYVGDTTEKDLVKDVETLKKLGFAITLHDKMPDVVFYNEEKNWLFFVEAVTSVGPMDPKRIVELSDLTKKVKAGKIFVTAFLDFATYKKFAADLAWDTEVWIAEMPEHMIHLNGDRFLGPRG from the coding sequence ATGAACAATGTCGAGAAAATCCGAAAAATCTTAATCGCTCTTGGCGTTCCCGAAAAACAGCAAAATGACTTGTGCTGTTATGTGTTACTGGTCATGGCAAAAATCTACCCAAAGAGCAAATGGGAATGCGCACAGAATGAATGGATTCGTATTCACGATATGATGAGTTACATCAACATGTTCTATCGTGAAACACCCTATGCCGAAAACACTCGTGAAACAGTCCGTAAAAATGCGTTGCATCATTTTAGGACAGCCGCTTTTGTCGAGGATAATGGGCTGGCAACGAACAGTCCAAATTACCGCTACCGATTGACAGAAGAATTTTTGAATGTGCTAAAAAACAAGGGTTCTGAAGAATCTGTAAAGGCGTTCCTGAAAAAACATGAGTCTCTCAAAAGCATCTATGCTTCGAAAAAAGACAAACAGAAACAAGCGCTTTCTGTAAATGGTCTGCAGTTGACGCTTTCACCGGGTAAGCATAATAAACTGCAAAAGGCTATTGTTGAAGATTTTGCTCCGAGATTCGCTCCGAATGCCAAATGCCTATATGTGGGCGATACGACAGAAAAAGATTTGGTGAAGGATGTTGAGACTCTAAAGAAACTTGGCTTTGCTATTACTTTGCATGACAAAATGCCCGATGTCGTCTTTTATAACGAAGAAAAGAACTGGCTTTTCTTTGTGGAGGCCGTTACATCAGTAGGACCGATGGACCCAAAGAGAATTGTTGAACTCAGCGACTTGACCAAGAAAGTCAAGGCTGGGAAAATCTTTGTGACGGCATTCCTTGATTTTGCAACCTATAAAAAGTTCGCGGCTGATTTGGCTTGGGATACCGAAGTGTGGATTGCCGAAATGCCGGAACACATGATCCATTTGAATGGGGACAGGTTTTTAGGACCGAGAGGGTGA
- a CDS encoding N-6 DNA methylase has protein sequence MLNIICQKTNDFISQMPKTLRKEYGQFFTSVETARFMASLFDLADLKKSVSILDAGAGSGILAISVAERILQQDSSVKVEVVCYENDSHVLPLLKSNLELVKKEYKKFSYEVIEDNYILSQRDSFNGNLFATETKKYDLIIEVCHGAPNLYFLFAAMGIFNLKENGQMVYITPRSWTSGAYFESFRKYLISNSSLERIHLFESRTDVFDKESVLQETMIFKLKKQQNHSPKVTISTTKGNGDFSKIHHFEAPYDTVVSPLTNYVYLPANKENLKVLKTISSFENTLPSLGMKMKTGLVVDFRVPELLESEESENNVPLFYSRHIKKGRVSFPAGIEHEFVSNEKQSLLQKNRNYLFVKRFTSKEEKRRLQSGIYLKRKFPGYQFISTQNKINFIDGEEELSECTVYGLYVLFNSTLYDSYYRILNGSTQVNSTEVNSMPVPDMLKIQEMGRMLIKSKDFSERKCDEILQEACA, from the coding sequence ATGCTGAATATTATCTGCCAAAAAACAAATGACTTCATATCGCAGATGCCCAAAACTCTGAGAAAAGAGTATGGGCAATTTTTTACGAGTGTCGAAACCGCTCGTTTTATGGCGTCGTTATTTGATTTGGCTGATTTGAAAAAGAGTGTCTCCATTTTAGATGCAGGGGCTGGTTCCGGCATTTTGGCTATTTCGGTTGCAGAAAGAATTTTGCAACAAGATTCTTCGGTAAAAGTTGAAGTTGTGTGTTACGAAAACGATTCGCATGTTTTACCGTTGCTCAAGTCCAACCTTGAATTGGTTAAAAAGGAATACAAGAAGTTTTCTTACGAAGTCATCGAAGACAATTATATACTCTCCCAAAGAGACTCTTTCAATGGCAACCTTTTTGCTACGGAAACGAAGAAATACGACTTGATCATAGAAGTATGTCATGGAGCCCCAAATTTATATTTCCTTTTTGCAGCAATGGGAATTTTCAATCTCAAAGAAAACGGGCAAATGGTTTACATTACGCCCCGCTCTTGGACATCGGGCGCATACTTTGAGAGTTTTAGAAAATATTTAATCAGCAACTCTTCATTAGAACGAATTCACTTGTTTGAAAGCAGAACCGATGTGTTTGACAAGGAATCCGTTTTGCAAGAAACGATGATTTTCAAGTTGAAAAAGCAACAAAATCATTCTCCAAAGGTTACTATTTCAACAACGAAAGGCAACGGCGATTTTAGCAAAATACATCATTTCGAGGCTCCATACGATACAGTAGTGTCCCCATTGACCAACTATGTTTATCTGCCGGCAAACAAGGAAAATCTGAAGGTACTAAAGACAATCAGTTCTTTCGAAAATACATTACCGAGTTTAGGAATGAAAATGAAAACCGGTTTGGTCGTTGATTTTCGTGTTCCGGAGTTGCTAGAATCGGAAGAATCTGAAAACAATGTTCCCCTTTTCTATAGTCGTCATATCAAAAAAGGACGGGTTTCATTCCCTGCGGGGATAGAGCATGAATTCGTGTCCAACGAAAAACAGAGTCTGCTGCAAAAAAACAGGAATTACCTTTTCGTAAAACGCTTTACATCCAAGGAAGAAAAACGCAGACTGCAAAGCGGAATTTATCTTAAACGGAAATTCCCTGGGTATCAATTCATCAGCACACAAAACAAGATTAACTTCATAGATGGCGAAGAAGAACTTTCTGAATGTACCGTTTATGGGCTGTATGTATTGTTCAATTCGACCCTTTATGATTCGTACTATAGAATTTTGAATGGTTCAACCCAGGTCAATTCAACCGAAGTAAATTCTATGCCTGTTCCGGACATGCTAAAGATTCAGGAGATGGGCAGAATGCTTATAAAGAGCAAGGATTTTTCGGAAAGAAAGTGCGATGAAATCCTTCAGGAGGCCTGTGCATGA
- a CDS encoding DUF4143 domain-containing protein, which yields MIFPLASYSNNLRNEIKKGVKYYFWDNGIRNAVLNDFTPVPQRNDIGVLWENYAISERMKRNAYSRADGLPYFWRTTDQMEVDYLEVCGSKIKAFEFKWNPKKKSRITKAFTNRYPEAEIETVTPENFGEWVG from the coding sequence ATCATTTTCCCGCTTGCGTCGTATTCGAACAACTTGCGCAACGAAATCAAGAAAGGCGTAAAATATTACTTCTGGGATAACGGAATCCGCAATGCCGTACTGAACGATTTTACGCCCGTGCCGCAAAGGAACGACATCGGGGTTCTTTGGGAAAACTACGCCATCAGTGAACGCATGAAAAGAAACGCCTACAGCCGCGCAGATGGACTCCCCTATTTTTGGCGGACGACCGACCAGATGGAAGTGGACTATCTTGAAGTCTGCGGCTCAAAAATCAAGGCGTTCGAATTCAAGTGGAACCCGAAAAAGAAAAGCCGCATCACCAAGGCCTTTACGAACCGATATCCCGAAGCCGAAATCGAGACCGTTACGCCGGAGAATTTTGGAGAGTGGGTGGGGTGA